From a single Lolium rigidum isolate FL_2022 chromosome 7, APGP_CSIRO_Lrig_0.1, whole genome shotgun sequence genomic region:
- the LOC124675298 gene encoding PHD finger protein ALFIN-LIKE 4-like: MAAMGDSVLSVSAAIHPNVHSPEDVFRLYRGRRAGIVQALTEDVEEFYEQCDPDENALCLFGQPNGTWEVKLPIEDVPVELPEPVCGINFARDGTPKKVWLSMIAIHSDAWLMSMAFYHAGRVAFDRDDRELLFRMINTLPTVYEAVKESYEKQTQTLKASSKKKSSSQTLEEEEGANASGGSEDQAMTECAACQETYSADDGHFWIGCDHCERWFHGRCVGMTPEKADEIERYMCPGCSYKSKQNKMKAPRQVCGDDS; encoded by the exons ATGGCGGCTATGGGCGACAGCGTCCTCTCGGTCTCGGCCGCCATCCACCCGAACGTGCACTCCCCGGAGGACGTCTTCCGCCTGTACCGCGGCCGCCGCGCCGGCATCGTGCAGGCCCTCACCGAAG ACGTGGAGGAGTTCTACGAGCAGTGCGACCCTG ACGAGAATGCCTTGTGCCTCTTTGGACAGCCTAATGGAACCTGGGAAGTGAAACTGCCAATCGAGGATGTTCCTGTTGAACTTCCTGAGCCAGTATGTGGGATAAACTTTGCTCGCGATGGAACACCCAAGAAAGTTTGGCTATCTATGATAGCTATCCATAGTGATGCATGGTTGATGTCCATGGCATTTTACCATGCGGGTCGTGTTGCATTTGACAGAGACGACAG GGAACTGCTCTTCAGGATGATCAATACCCTTCCCACTGTCTATGAAGCTGTGAAAGAAAGCTATGAGAAGCAAACGCAGACCCTGAAAGCCAGCAGCAAAAAAAAGTCTAGCTCCCAG AcgctggaggaagaggagggcgcCAATGCTAGTGGAGGCAGTGAGGATCAAGCTATGACGGAGTGCGCCGCTTGTCAAGAGACCTACAGCGCTGACGACGGGCACTTCTGGATTGGTTGCGACCATTGTGAGAGGTGGTTCCATGGCAGGTGTGTGGGGATGACTCCTGAGAAGGCAGATGAAATCGAGCGCTACATGTGCCCTGGTTGCAGCTACAAGAGTAAACAAAACAAGATGAAAGCTCCACGGCAAGTGTGTGGGGATGACTCCTGA
- the LOC124677426 gene encoding potassium channel KOR2-like, with the protein MEREIVAEYEINEIDDTLHGSVGSRLTLFARELKWRSSSWHGSSALKLPTNCYGGSFVIDPNGRWYRMWSNMMFLWSIYSVFYTPFAFCFFRGLPEHLLDLECAQLIFLADVAVHFFLAYRDPHTHRVVYDKQRIALRYIKGSFALDMLGCFPWDAIYKFTGRMEMVRYLVWLRLYRARKIQGFFKKMEKDIRISYLFTRIVKLVTVELYCTHTAACIFYYLATTLPPAHEGGTWIGSLTMGDRSYSNFRHVDLLTRYITSLYLAIVTMATVGYGDIHAVNTREMVFIVVYVSFDMLLGAYLIGNMTALIVKGSRTERFRDKMTELTRYMNRNKLGSDIRSQVKAHLVLQYESSYRRDRIIDDDIPVAIRSKTLYMDIVSKVHLFKGCSEDFLSQIVVKLHEEFFLPGEVILEQGTVVDQIYIVAHGCLEEIGIGEGESEMIISELLPYDIVGDVAVICNTPQPYTIRVCELCRLLRIDKQSLTSILQMYFKDSRQIMSNLLKGKRTESKGKQLESNITYLIAKQEADQVIGVNNAAYHGDLFRLKGLIRAGADPSKPDYDGRTALHVAASRGYEDIIRFLIQRGANVNSIDKFGNSPLLTAVKCGHDRIISLLVARGAALNLEDAGGYLCRVVAEGKIDLLRRLLRFGVDPNCRNYDRRTPLHVAAGDGLPLVASMLVELGADVMARDRWGNTPLDEARRCSSKPLVRILEQARAAVAADQ; encoded by the exons ATGGAGAGGGAGATTGTTGCAGAGTATGAGATTAACGAGATAGATGACACACTGCATGGCTCTGTTGGGAGCAGGCTCACCCTGTTCGCTAGGGAGCTCAAGTGGAGAAGCAGCAGCTGGCATGGCAGCAGCGCCCTGAAGCTCCCAACGAATTGCTATGGCGGCAGCTTTGTCATAGACCCTAATGGAAG ATGGTACAGGATGTGGTCGAACATGATGTTCCTGTGGTCCATCTACTCCGTCTTCTACACCCCCTTCGCCTTCTGCTTCTTTCGGGGCCTCCCCGAGCATCTGCTGGACCTCGAGTGCGCGCAGCTCATCTTCCTCGCCGACGTTGCCGTCCACTTCTTCCTCGCATACCGGGATCCTCACACCCACAGGGTGGTCTACGACAAGCAGAGGATCGCCCTACG TTACATCAAAGGCAGCTTCGCTCTAGATATGCTCGGATGCTTCCCCTGGGACGCCATCTACAAG TTTACAGGAAGGATGGAGATGGTGAGGTACCTGGTGTGGCTCCGGCTGTATAGAGCAAGGAAGATCCAGGGCTTCTTCAAGAAGATGGAGAAGGACATCCGCATCAGCTACCTCTTCACGCGGATCGTGAAGCTGGTCACCGTCGAGCTCTACTGCACCCACACCGCCGCCTGTATCTTCTATTACCTCGCCACCACGCTGCCGCCGGCACACGAAGGGGGCACTTGGATCGGGAGCCTCACCATGGGTGACCGCAGCTACAGCAACTTCAGACATGTCGACCTGCTCACCCGCTACATCACCTCTCTCTACCTCGCCATCGTCACCATGGCAACAGTCG GTTACGGCGATATACATGCGGTGAACACGAGGGAGATGGTGTTCATCGTGGTGTACGTCTCCTTCGACATGCTGCTTGGCGCGTACCTCATCGGGAACATGACCGCGCTCATCGTCAAGGGCTCCAGGACTGAGCGCTTCCGGGACAAGATGACGGAGCTCACCAGGTACATGAACAGGAACAAGCTGGGCAGCGACATCAGGTCCCAGGTGAAGGCGCACCTGGTGCTGCAGTACGAGAGCAGCTACAGGAGAGACAGGATCATCGACGACGACATACCGGTCGCAATCCGGTCCAAG ACACTGTACATGGACATAGTTTCAAAGGTGCACCTGTTCAAAGGATGCTCAGAGGACTTCCTGAGCCAGATT GTGGTAAAATTGCATGAAGAATTCTTCCTCCCTGGGGAAGTTATTTTGGAGCAAGGCACCGTGGTGGATCAGATATACATCGTGGCACATGGATGCCTG GAAGAGATCGGCATCGGAGAAGGTGAGTCGGAAATGATCATCTCAGAACTGCTTCCCTACGACATAGTCGGCGATGTCGCGGTGATCTGCAACACTCCACAGCCATACACAATTAGAGTCTGTGAACTCTGCCGCCTCTTGAGAATTGACAAGCAGTCCCTGACTAGCATCTTGCAAATGTACTTCAAGGATAGCCGTCAGATAATGAGCAACCTACTCAAG GGAAAAAGAACTGAGTCAAAGGGGAAACAATTGGAATCCAATATCACATACCTGATAGCAAAGCAAGAGGCAGACCAGGTCATTGGAGTCAACAATGCTGCCTACCATGGAGACTTGTTTCGGTTAAAAGGCTTGATCAGAGCAGGAGCAGATCCGAGTAAACCGGATTACGACGGGAGGACTGCATTG CATGTTGCTGCATCAAGAGGATATGAAGATATCATCAGGTTCCTGATCCAACGAGGAGCAAACGTCAACAGCATAG ATAAGTTTGGAAATTCGCCGCTGCTGACAGCGGTGAAATGCGGACACGACAGGATCATCTCGCTCCTGGTCGCGCGGGGCGCAGCCCTGAATCTGGAGGATGCAGGAGGCTACCTGTGCAGGGTGGTCGCCGAAGGCAAGATCGACCTACTGCGGAGGCTGCTCAGATTCGGTGTAGACCCCAACTGCAGGAACTACGACCGGAGAACGCCGCTCCACGTCGCCGCCGGAGACGGCCTGCCACTCGTCGCCAGCATGCTGGTGGAGCTCGGGGCCGACGTCATGGCCAGGGATAGGTGGGGGAACACGCCGCTCGATGAAGCGCGCAGGTGCAGCAGCAAGCCGCTGGTCAGGATCCTGGAGCAGGCTAGAGCTGCTGTTGCAGCCGATCAGTAG
- the LOC124672129 gene encoding 23.2 kDa heat shock protein-like, whose protein sequence is MSTRYFMALCCIAAALAVAPAHGAILPWFGNSGGGRDDAVTSPLQEMGLLADPFRVLEHVPFGFDRDDVAMLSMARVDWRETSDAHEIVVDVPGMRKEDIKVEIEENRVLRISGERRREVEERKGDHWHREERSYGRFWRQMRLPDNADLDTVAASLDAGVLTVRFRKLAPDQIKGPRVVGIAGGDDGAAAKTSIGDAGSAAGEERQAKKVEL, encoded by the coding sequence ATGTCGACGCGATACTTCATGGCGCTCTGCTGCATTGCCGCGGCTCTGGCCGTGGCGCCTGCCCACGGCGCGATCCTCCCGTGGTTCGGGaacagcggcggcgggcgggacgATGCCGTGACGTCGCCGCTGCAGGAGATGGGCCTCCTGGCCGACCCGTTCCGGGTCCTGGAGCACGTCCCCTTCGGCTTCGACCGCGACGACGTGGCCATGCTCTCCATGGCCCGCGTGGACTGGCGCGAGACCTCCGACGCCCACGAGATCGTGGTGGACGTGCCGGGGATGCGGAAGGAGGACATCAAGGTGGAGATCGAGGAGAACCGGGTGCTGCGGATCAGCGGCGAGCgccggcgggaggtggaggagcgCAAGGGCGACCACTGGCACCGGGAGGAGCGCTCCTACGGCAGGTTCTGGCGCCAGATGCGCCTCCCCGACAACGCCGACCTCGACACCGTCGCCGCCAGCCTCGACGCCGGCGTCCTCACCGTGCGCTTCCGGAAGCTGGCGCCCGACCAGATCAAGGGCCCGCGCGTGGTGGGCATCGCAGGGGGCGACGACGGCGCCGCAGCCAAGACGAGCATCGGCGACGCCGGCAGCGCTGCGGGGGAGGAGCGCCAGGCCAAGAAAGTCGAGCTCTGA